The following proteins come from a genomic window of Pseudomonadota bacterium:
- a CDS encoding rhomboid family intramembrane serine protease translates to MECPRCKGSGLCVTCRGGGQVPCAACGGAGHKTRANGQTLTCTRCGGSGQEACDTACESCLGSGRITDALQKAQTEKYSPAAEAVQSDSVRATVAIIGLLLLNDAIMGLCFGTTALFTPSNTALRSMGAMVPLLFKSGEVWRAVTWGFVHIGIVHIAFNVLALLQAGQVLERQIGAARFVSVFLLSTVGAGLADAALYADPMTHCAGASGAVFGLIGFGLVRAHLHRDAQQRAYFTQWVIYGIVFSMFTRVDNIGHGGGFVTGATLGAAVALLERRGIRGDLAWRLIAAACVAAAVAAYGCMAWGLVERARYAARRSAVVAPVVTVAARHREYAPACPVGKHLAQKFTSQAR, encoded by the coding sequence ATGGAGTGTCCGCGGTGCAAGGGCAGCGGTCTGTGCGTCACGTGCCGGGGTGGAGGCCAGGTGCCCTGCGCGGCCTGCGGCGGGGCGGGACACAAGACAAGGGCCAACGGGCAGACCCTCACCTGCACCCGCTGCGGGGGTAGCGGGCAGGAGGCCTGTGACACCGCGTGCGAGTCGTGCCTGGGCAGCGGTCGCATCACCGACGCCCTGCAGAAGGCGCAGACCGAGAAGTACAGCCCTGCGGCGGAGGCAGTGCAGAGCGATTCGGTAAGGGCGACCGTTGCGATCATCGGCCTGCTGCTGCTCAACGACGCCATCATGGGGCTGTGCTTCGGAACCACGGCGCTCTTCACGCCCTCGAACACGGCCCTGCGGTCGATGGGCGCCATGGTTCCCCTGCTCTTCAAGAGCGGCGAGGTGTGGCGCGCAGTCACCTGGGGCTTCGTGCACATCGGCATCGTGCATATCGCCTTCAACGTGCTTGCGCTGCTGCAGGCGGGTCAGGTGCTCGAGCGCCAGATCGGAGCCGCGCGCTTCGTGAGCGTCTTCCTGTTGAGCACGGTGGGCGCAGGTCTGGCCGACGCGGCCCTCTACGCAGATCCGATGACGCACTGCGCGGGTGCCTCCGGCGCAGTCTTCGGACTCATCGGATTCGGACTCGTGCGCGCGCATCTCCACCGAGACGCCCAGCAGCGCGCATACTTCACGCAGTGGGTCATCTACGGAATCGTCTTCTCGATGTTCACGCGGGTCGACAACATCGGCCATGGGGGAGGCTTCGTGACAGGGGCGACGCTCGGCGCGGCCGTCGCGCTTCTCGAACGCCGCGGGATCCGGGGCGATCTGGCGTGGCGGCTGATCGCGGCCGCGTGCGTGGCCGCCGCGGTGGCGGCGTACGGCTGCATGGCGTGGGGGCTCGTGGAAAGGGCTAGATACGCGGCGCGGCGCTCTGCGGTAGTCGCACCTGTCGTGACCGTTGCCGCGAGACACCGTGAATACGCGCCAGCCTGCCCCGTCGGAAAGCACCTCGCGCAGAAGTTCACATCCCAGGCGAGAT
- a CDS encoding PilZ domain-containing protein gives MLLRILRKLLSHGFRGERRIAPRYADGSRVEVEMALQSFHGRLLDVSETGARLVSGTRVDVGRSILVRIPRSNGYGHLVLVVRWVVQKSGCFVFGAVPDGQYAFAQALLRTQVGVLKSPWRARLAM, from the coding sequence ATGTTGCTGCGAATCTTGCGCAAGTTGCTGTCGCACGGCTTTCGAGGCGAGCGCCGCATTGCGCCGCGATATGCCGACGGCTCTCGCGTCGAGGTGGAGATGGCGCTGCAGTCATTCCACGGGCGCCTGCTCGACGTGAGCGAGACGGGCGCGCGGCTGGTGAGCGGCACCCGCGTCGACGTGGGGCGTTCGATACTCGTGCGAATCCCTCGCAGCAATGGCTACGGGCATCTCGTTCTTGTCGTGCGGTGGGTGGTGCAGAAGAGCGGTTGCTTTGTCTTTGGCGCCGTGCCCGACGGTCAGTACGCCTTTGCCCAGGCCCTGTTGCGCACCCAGGTCGGTGTGCTGAAGTCGCCGTGGCGGGCTCGCCTGGCGATGTGA